A single region of the Bacteroides luhongzhouii genome encodes:
- a CDS encoding glycoside hydrolase family 2 TIM barrel-domain containing protein, with protein sequence MKKVTTLLSTLALATTLAAQNLPQTERQYLSGHGCDDMVEWDFFCTDGRNSGKWMKIGVPSCWELQGFGTYQYGITFYGKPFPEGVADEKGMYKYEFEVPEKFRGKQVNLVFEASMTDTEVKVNGRKVGSKHQGAFYRFSYNVTDFLKYGKKNLLEVTVAKESENASVNLAERRADYWNFGGIFRPVFLEVKPAVNLRHIAIDAKMDGTFRANCYTNISNDGMSIRTQILDKKGKKITETTVPVKAGGDWTSLQLNVSNPALWTAETPNLYKAQFSLLDKTGKVLHSETENFGFRTIEVRESDGLYINGVRINVRGVNRHSFRPESGRTLSKKKNIEDVLLMKSMNMNSVRLSHYPADPEFLEACDSLGLYVMDELGGWHGKYDTPTGVRLIEGMIERDVNHPSIIWWSNGNEKGWNTELDGEFHKYDPQKRPVIHPQGNFSGFETMHYRSYGESQNYMRLPEIFMPTEFLHGLYDGGHGAGLYDYWEMMRKHPRCIGGFLWVLADEGVKRVDMDGFIDNQGNFGADGIVGPHHEKEGSYYTIKQLWSPVQIMNTSIDKQFDGKFSVENRYDYLNLNTCRFLWKQVKFPLATDASNAAAQVLKEGEVQGSDVVAHSAGILDIKTNILPNADALFLTAIDLYGHELWRWTFPVNKLNQQTEQLSPLSSRPTYTETENDLTVKANKRTFIFSKKDGQLKGVSVDNRKINFANGPRFIGARRADRSLDQFYNHDDEKAKEKDRTYSEFPDAAVFTKLDVKEDGGDLVVTANYKLGNLDKAQWTINPSGELALDYTYNFSGVVDLMGIRFDYPEDQVISKRWLGAGPYRVWQNRIHGTQYDVWENDYNDPIPGETFTYPEFKGYFGDVSWMNIQTKEGTISLTNETPDAYIGVYQPRDGRDRLLYTLPESGISVLNVIPPVRNKVNSTDLCGPSSQPKWVNGPQTGRVIFRFM encoded by the coding sequence ATGAAAAAAGTAACCACTTTATTATCGACCTTAGCGTTGGCAACTACCCTAGCTGCTCAAAACCTTCCACAAACGGAAAGGCAATACCTCTCCGGTCACGGATGCGACGATATGGTTGAATGGGACTTCTTTTGTACCGACGGACGCAATTCCGGCAAATGGATGAAAATCGGTGTACCTTCCTGTTGGGAATTGCAAGGCTTCGGCACTTATCAGTATGGGATCACTTTCTATGGAAAGCCATTTCCTGAAGGCGTTGCCGATGAAAAAGGTATGTATAAGTACGAATTTGAAGTTCCGGAAAAGTTTCGCGGCAAACAGGTCAATCTTGTATTCGAAGCTTCAATGACAGATACGGAAGTAAAAGTGAACGGACGCAAAGTTGGTTCCAAACATCAGGGAGCCTTCTATCGTTTTTCATACAACGTCACGGATTTCCTGAAATATGGCAAGAAAAATTTACTGGAAGTCACTGTTGCCAAAGAAAGTGAAAATGCCAGTGTGAACCTTGCCGAACGTCGTGCTGATTATTGGAATTTTGGCGGTATCTTCCGTCCGGTATTCCTGGAGGTGAAACCAGCCGTAAACCTGCGGCACATTGCCATTGACGCAAAGATGGATGGAACTTTCCGTGCCAACTGCTACACAAATATCTCTAATGACGGAATGAGCATCCGTACACAGATTTTAGATAAAAAAGGGAAAAAGATAACGGAAACCACCGTACCCGTAAAAGCAGGAGGCGACTGGACTTCCCTGCAACTGAATGTATCTAACCCCGCATTATGGACAGCGGAAACTCCGAATCTTTATAAAGCGCAATTCTCTCTATTGGATAAGACCGGTAAGGTTTTGCATAGTGAAACAGAAAATTTTGGTTTCCGTACGATTGAAGTACGCGAAAGCGACGGACTTTATATAAACGGAGTACGTATCAATGTACGTGGTGTCAATCGCCATAGTTTCCGTCCTGAAAGTGGACGTACGTTGAGTAAAAAGAAGAATATCGAAGACGTTCTTTTGATGAAAAGCATGAATATGAATTCTGTCCGTTTGAGCCACTATCCGGCTGACCCGGAATTTTTGGAAGCCTGTGATTCTCTTGGACTTTATGTGATGGATGAATTGGGAGGCTGGCATGGCAAGTATGATACTCCCACCGGAGTACGTCTGATTGAAGGTATGATAGAACGTGACGTGAATCACCCGTCTATTATTTGGTGGAGTAATGGTAATGAAAAAGGATGGAATACCGAACTGGATGGAGAGTTTCATAAATACGATCCGCAGAAACGTCCGGTTATTCACCCACAAGGTAATTTCTCCGGTTTTGAAACAATGCATTACCGCTCTTATGGAGAAAGCCAGAACTACATGCGCTTACCGGAAATCTTTATGCCTACAGAATTCTTACATGGTTTGTACGATGGCGGCCATGGTGCCGGATTATATGATTATTGGGAAATGATGCGCAAGCATCCCCGTTGTATCGGTGGCTTCCTTTGGGTATTGGCAGACGAAGGTGTGAAGCGTGTAGATATGGACGGATTCATTGATAACCAAGGAAATTTTGGAGCAGACGGTATTGTAGGACCACATCATGAAAAGGAGGGTAGCTACTACACTATCAAGCAGTTATGGAGTCCGGTACAGATAATGAATACTTCTATCGACAAGCAATTTGATGGCAAATTCTCTGTAGAAAACCGTTATGATTATCTGAATCTGAATACTTGCCGTTTCCTTTGGAAGCAAGTAAAATTCCCGCTGGCAACAGATGCTTCCAATGCTGCTGCTCAAGTGTTGAAAGAGGGTGAAGTGCAAGGCAGTGACGTAGTTGCTCACTCGGCAGGCATTTTGGATATAAAAACAAATATTCTCCCCAATGCAGACGCCCTTTTCCTGACAGCAATCGATCTATACGGTCATGAACTTTGGCGCTGGACTTTCCCGGTCAACAAACTGAATCAGCAGACTGAACAGCTTTCTCCCTTGTCCAGTCGTCCTACTTATACAGAGACAGAAAATGATCTTACTGTGAAAGCGAATAAGCGTACATTCATTTTCTCAAAGAAAGACGGACAACTGAAAGGGGTATCTGTAGATAACCGTAAGATTAACTTCGCCAATGGTCCCCGTTTCATTGGAGCCCGTCGTGCAGACCGCTCATTGGATCAGTTCTATAACCATGATGATGAGAAAGCAAAAGAAAAAGACCGTACATACAGTGAATTCCCTGATGCTGCCGTATTTACGAAACTGGATGTGAAAGAAGACGGAGGTGATCTGGTTGTTACCGCCAATTATAAACTGGGCAATCTGGATAAAGCCCAATGGACAATTAACCCGAGTGGGGAATTGGCTTTGGATTATACCTACAATTTCTCCGGTGTCGTAGACTTGATGGGTATTCGTTTCGACTATCCTGAAGATCAGGTAATCAGCAAACGCTGGCTGGGTGCCGGACCTTATCGTGTATGGCAAAACCGTATTCACGGTACACAATACGATGTATGGGAGAACGACTATAACGATCCTATTCCAGGCGAGACTTTCACATATCCCGAATTCAAAGGATACTTTGGTGATGTTTCCTGGATGAATATCCAAACGAAAGAAGGTACTATCAGTCTGACAAACGAAACTCCCGACGCGTATATCGGAGTATATCAGCCTCGTGATGGCCGCGACCGTTTGCTTTATACCCTTCCCGAAAGCGGAATCTCTGTCCTGAACGTAATTCCTCCGGTACGTAATAAAGTAAACTCCACCGATTTGTGTGGTCCCTCTTCACAACCGAAATGGGTAAATGGTCCACAAACCGGACGAGTCATTTTCCGATTTATGTAA